A stretch of the Haloplanus aerogenes genome encodes the following:
- a CDS encoding iron-containing alcohol dehydrogenase family protein: MTRDRQRFEFAYRPGDIVCRPGCVADLSSICARHGWERALVVCGTTVGSTPAVMDPIREGLGDRLAGVFDETTPEKYLGTAVEGVKRARAVDADVLVAVGGGSSLDVAKVMATLTTHDDDPETVGERAVAEASLSLESGTPLPVVAVPTTLAGADLSTVAGVTFALDADAERPASGGVGGDRLMPAALCYDADLYRTTPESILTASAMNGFDKGIEALYTSNSTPVTDGTAARGLRLLRSGLSTLREDPMDADDLDDVLAGIVCVQYGISEPGAYKLSIVHAFGHGFSRNYDAHQGVVHGIVAPHVLRYLFEHVDGRRDLLAEALGVDTAGLDAGATAEAVVDAVADVRDDLGLPARLRTIDGLARSDLDDVAERIIDDALMGTVPDGLDPTVDDVRAVLDAAW; this comes from the coding sequence ATGACCCGCGACCGGCAACGGTTCGAGTTCGCGTACCGACCGGGCGACATCGTGTGTCGGCCGGGCTGTGTGGCCGACCTGTCGTCCATCTGTGCACGTCACGGCTGGGAGCGCGCGCTCGTCGTCTGTGGCACCACCGTCGGCTCGACGCCGGCAGTGATGGACCCGATTCGCGAGGGGTTGGGCGACCGGCTAGCCGGCGTCTTCGACGAGACGACGCCCGAGAAGTACCTCGGCACGGCCGTCGAGGGCGTAAAGCGCGCCCGTGCCGTCGACGCCGACGTACTGGTCGCCGTCGGCGGCGGGAGTTCGCTCGACGTAGCGAAAGTGATGGCGACGCTGACGACCCACGACGACGACCCCGAGACGGTTGGAGAGCGGGCAGTCGCGGAGGCGTCGCTCTCGCTCGAGTCGGGCACGCCGCTTCCCGTCGTCGCCGTGCCGACGACGCTCGCTGGCGCCGACTTGTCGACCGTCGCGGGCGTGACGTTCGCGCTCGACGCCGACGCGGAACGACCGGCGAGCGGCGGCGTCGGCGGCGACCGCCTCATGCCCGCCGCACTGTGCTACGACGCCGATCTCTACCGGACGACGCCCGAGTCCATCCTCACGGCGTCGGCCATGAACGGCTTCGACAAGGGGATCGAAGCGCTCTACACCAGCAACTCGACGCCAGTCACCGACGGGACCGCAGCCCGGGGACTCCGACTCCTGCGATCCGGTCTCTCCACCCTGCGCGAGGACCCGATGGACGCCGACGACCTCGACGACGTGTTGGCCGGCATCGTCTGTGTCCAGTACGGCATCTCGGAGCCCGGCGCGTACAAACTCTCGATCGTTCACGCCTTCGGCCACGGCTTCTCGCGCAACTACGACGCGCATCAGGGCGTCGTCCACGGCATCGTCGCCCCGCACGTCCTGCGCTACCTGTTCGAACACGTCGACGGCCGCCGGGACCTGCTAGCGGAGGCGCTGGGCGTCGACACCGCGGGGCTGGATGCCGGCGCGACCGCCGAGGCCGTCGTCGACGCAGTGGCCGACGTGCGCGACGATCTCGGTCTCCCCGCTCGCCTGCGGACCATCGACGGCCTCGCACGGTCGGATCTGGACGACGTGGCGGAGCGAATTATCGACGACGCGCTGATGGGGACGGTTCCCGACGGACTGGACCCGACGGTCGACGACGTGCGGGCGGTGCTGGACGCGGCGTGGTGA
- a CDS encoding ABC transporter ATP-binding protein: MAKVTLEDIVKRYDGDVLAVDDVSLEIEDGDFVTLVGPSGSGKSTILRMLAGVVTASEGRILFGEKDVTDVPPQERDVAMVFQNYALYPNMTVRENMEFGLKMQGVDADERRASVEDAADLLQIEELLDRDVQQLSGGQQQRVALGRSIVRDPEVFLLDEPLANLDAKLRTEMRATLVELQRELGVTTVYVTHNQIEAMTMSDRVAVLDKGTIQQLAAPQELYRNPANQFVADFIGTPSMNFLDVETFHENGAVRLANAVFDIEVPVDTVAGSAIRDATTDGGAYTLGIRPQNLLVSEHGTTDGELAGQIEVVVVETAGDELILHLEENDIRVKAVVDEDMDIEHGDVVDVTIDPANIHLFDPTTGDALLR; encoded by the coding sequence ATGGCAAAAGTCACTCTCGAGGACATCGTGAAGCGATACGACGGGGACGTGTTGGCCGTCGACGACGTCTCACTGGAAATCGAGGACGGTGATTTCGTCACGCTGGTCGGGCCGTCGGGGAGCGGGAAGTCCACCATCCTCCGGATGCTCGCGGGCGTCGTCACCGCCTCTGAGGGGCGAATCCTGTTCGGCGAGAAGGACGTGACGGACGTGCCGCCACAGGAACGCGACGTGGCCATGGTGTTCCAGAACTACGCGCTCTACCCCAACATGACGGTGCGCGAGAACATGGAGTTCGGCCTGAAGATGCAGGGCGTCGACGCCGACGAGCGTCGGGCGTCCGTCGAGGATGCGGCGGATCTCCTGCAGATCGAGGAACTCCTCGACCGTGACGTGCAGCAACTCTCCGGCGGTCAGCAACAGCGCGTCGCGCTCGGCCGGAGCATCGTCCGCGACCCCGAAGTCTTCCTGCTCGACGAACCGCTCGCCAACCTCGACGCCAAACTGCGGACGGAGATGCGGGCGACGCTCGTCGAACTGCAGCGCGAACTCGGCGTGACGACCGTCTACGTCACCCACAACCAGATCGAAGCGATGACGATGAGCGACAGGGTGGCCGTCCTCGACAAGGGGACCATCCAGCAACTCGCCGCGCCACAGGAACTCTACCGGAACCCGGCCAACCAGTTCGTCGCGGACTTCATCGGCACGCCGAGCATGAACTTCCTCGACGTGGAGACGTTCCACGAGAACGGCGCCGTGCGACTCGCCAACGCGGTGTTCGACATCGAAGTGCCCGTCGATACGGTGGCCGGCAGTGCCATCCGTGACGCGACGACGGACGGCGGCGCCTACACGCTCGGTATCCGGCCCCAGAACCTTCTCGTCTCGGAACACGGCACGACCGACGGCGAACTCGCGGGGCAGATCGAAGTCGTCGTCGTCGAAACCGCCGGCGACGAACTCATCCTCCACCTCGAAGAGAACGACATCCGCGTCAAGGCCGTCGTCGACGAGGACATGGATATCGAACATGGCGACGTGGTCGACGTGACCATCGATCCCGCCAACATCCACCTGTTCGATCCCACGACCGGCGACGCCCTCCTGCGCTGA
- a CDS encoding TCP-1/cpn60 chaperonin family protein gives MSHDGGRTQTGVDGIMAEGQATGADRESVVEANATAAATVADLVETTLGPHGRDKIVYRKPEKEEEGLDDYFQVTNSGAYILKKVPFESPAASMVARVAAAQDDRHGDGTTTATVYAGRMLEAAADLIDRGFHPRTVINGIDAAVPLAGDAIDEAAVPVDEDRIADLVHTTLGGTVTEPLADTLVAWLRDAAADGHLDPDAVRTESLRAGSLADSEFVDGLVLKKSFAGNYVPESLTDATIAMTTQAVTASQQVNDRIESEAGADAGTSQSLTIAAETADDLQRFTDRERELVEESVRPLVDAGVDVLLAANRVDEATVARLDRAGIAVVRNADEARLKALARATGGTLLPHLGAFDPDDAGSVGSITRREYPEVEQEVVFFRDLPGDLASVLLHGSTWMAGWEAKRNVNAAVASVASALETGQVVPGGGAAEMAIAQHLRDAAPGVGGRESMVIEAVADAVEAVPRLLARNAGMDPTDAILDLRTAHSRGERDAGVLGLERELGSALDAGVVEPAAFKRGSIHTAAGAATTILRIDDVISGIDVTVSESP, from the coding sequence ATGAGTCACGACGGGGGACGAACCCAGACGGGAGTCGACGGGATCATGGCCGAGGGGCAGGCCACCGGCGCGGATCGGGAGAGCGTCGTCGAGGCGAACGCCACGGCGGCCGCGACGGTGGCCGACCTCGTCGAGACGACGCTCGGTCCCCACGGCCGGGACAAGATCGTCTACCGCAAGCCAGAGAAAGAGGAGGAAGGGTTAGACGACTACTTCCAGGTGACGAACAGCGGGGCGTACATCCTCAAGAAGGTCCCGTTCGAATCACCGGCGGCATCGATGGTCGCCCGCGTCGCCGCGGCGCAGGACGACCGCCACGGCGACGGTACGACCACCGCGACGGTGTACGCCGGGCGGATGCTGGAGGCGGCGGCCGACCTGATCGACCGGGGCTTCCACCCGCGGACGGTCATCAACGGCATCGACGCGGCCGTCCCCCTCGCCGGTGATGCCATCGACGAGGCCGCTGTCCCCGTCGACGAGGATCGGATCGCCGACCTCGTCCACACCACGCTCGGCGGCACCGTCACCGAACCCCTCGCCGACACCCTCGTGGCGTGGCTCCGCGACGCGGCCGCAGACGGGCACCTAGATCCCGACGCCGTCCGCACCGAGTCGCTGCGTGCGGGTAGTCTGGCGGACAGCGAGTTCGTCGACGGCCTCGTCCTCAAGAAGTCGTTCGCGGGCAACTACGTGCCCGAGTCGCTGACGGACGCCACGATCGCGATGACGACACAGGCCGTCACCGCGTCCCAGCAGGTGAACGACCGGATCGAGTCGGAGGCTGGGGCCGACGCCGGGACGAGTCAGTCGCTGACCATCGCGGCCGAGACGGCCGACGACCTCCAGCGGTTCACCGACCGCGAACGCGAACTGGTCGAGGAGTCGGTTCGCCCGCTCGTCGACGCCGGCGTCGACGTACTCCTCGCAGCCAACCGTGTCGACGAGGCGACCGTCGCCCGCCTCGACCGCGCGGGGATCGCCGTCGTCCGCAACGCCGACGAGGCGCGGCTGAAGGCACTGGCCAGGGCGACCGGCGGGACGCTCCTCCCCCACCTCGGCGCGTTCGACCCCGACGACGCGGGGTCGGTCGGGTCGATCACCCGGCGCGAGTACCCCGAAGTCGAACAGGAGGTCGTCTTCTTCCGGGACCTGCCGGGCGACCTCGCCTCGGTCCTCCTCCACGGCAGTACGTGGATGGCGGGCTGGGAGGCCAAGCGCAACGTGAACGCGGCCGTCGCGTCCGTGGCCTCGGCGCTGGAGACGGGGCAGGTCGTCCCCGGTGGCGGCGCGGCCGAGATGGCCATCGCACAGCACCTGCGGGACGCCGCACCCGGCGTCGGCGGCCGGGAGTCGATGGTGATCGAGGCGGTGGCCGACGCCGTCGAAGCCGTCCCGCGCCTCCTCGCGCGCAACGCGGGGATGGACCCGACCGACGCGATTCTCGACCTCCGGACCGCGCACAGCCGGGGCGAGCGAGACGCCGGCGTCCTCGGGTTGGAGCGCGAACTCGGGAGCGCCCTCGACGCCGGCGTCGTCGAGCCAGCGGCGTTCAAACGGGGATCGATCCACACCGCCGCAGGCGCCGCAACCACCATCCTCCGCATCGACGACGTGATCTCCGGCATCGACGTGACGGTCAGCGAGTCGCCCTGA
- a CDS encoding SDR family NAD(P)-dependent oxidoreductase, translating to MDLQDTRAVVTGGSRGIGEAICLELASRGVEIAIADIDEDGMADTVDRIETETDSTAEWYYVDLADPDLVDERTDEILDDLGGVEILVNNSGIMGPTAPLEDVTVEEWDQMMHVNLRGQFLMCRAMLPTMKDAGFGRIVNIASITGKAPLYNRAPYATSKMGVIGLTRTLADEVGEDGINVNAICPGSVEGPRIQRVFEKQAEARDVPYEQVEEEAKAESPIGQLVQPEDVAGVVAFLCTSDADRITGQDLNVSAGRVMY from the coding sequence ATGGATTTGCAGGACACGCGAGCCGTCGTGACGGGCGGCAGTCGCGGCATCGGAGAAGCGATCTGTCTCGAACTCGCCAGCCGAGGGGTCGAAATCGCCATCGCCGACATCGACGAGGACGGCATGGCCGACACCGTCGACCGGATCGAGACCGAGACCGACAGCACGGCCGAGTGGTACTACGTCGACCTCGCCGACCCGGACCTCGTCGACGAACGGACCGACGAAATCCTCGACGACCTCGGCGGCGTCGAGATTCTGGTCAACAACTCCGGGATCATGGGGCCGACGGCGCCCCTGGAGGACGTGACCGTCGAGGAGTGGGACCAGATGATGCACGTCAACCTCCGCGGGCAGTTCCTGATGTGCCGGGCCATGTTGCCGACGATGAAAGACGCCGGCTTCGGCCGCATCGTCAACATCGCCTCCATCACGGGCAAGGCCCCGCTGTACAACCGCGCGCCTTACGCCACCTCGAAGATGGGCGTCATCGGCCTGACGCGGACGCTGGCCGACGAGGTGGGCGAGGACGGCATCAACGTGAACGCCATCTGCCCCGGGTCGGTCGAAGGGCCGCGCATCCAGCGCGTGTTCGAGAAGCAGGCCGAAGCGCGCGACGTACCCTACGAACAGGTCGAGGAGGAGGCGAAGGCGGAGAGTCCGATCGGCCAACTCGTCCAGCCCGAAGACGTCGCGGGCGTCGTCGCTTTCCTCTGTACGTCCGACGCCGACCGCATCACCGGACAGGACCTCAACGTCTCCGCCGGCCGCGTGATGTACTAG
- a CDS encoding MFS transporter → MSLERAFGDGASVLDDTTFRLLVLANINGAIGAVVVSPVLEGLAGPYGIDGASLGLMMSAFTAPSIVGIPLAGAIADRYGRKPVLIASLLLFGAGGSALAFTTNYTVVLALRGVQGVGYSGIIPVVITSIGDVYADAEETAAHGLRFSSSALSQAVFPAFAGALAALSWRFPFLLFAVAFPIAGLVYVGLEEPSSTPRSDGGRPATRDTGAYVRAVLSAVARPRLGAVLLALGVPAFVWITFLTYNSFFVVEVLGHSPLYASALLTVLSLVNATTASQAGRVTAATDGAFRPLVAANVALAVGLGLFALAPSIPVAVLAVGCVGVGFGLSFSLLRNVVTDRVDAELRGGVVGIGESIIRLSNSVGPLVTGAAIALLSPGRGFVASLRWTVLVVAVATGVGGVAVIYVAWRD, encoded by the coding sequence GTGAGCCTCGAACGGGCCTTCGGTGACGGCGCGTCGGTCCTCGACGATACCACCTTCCGCCTCCTCGTCCTCGCCAACATCAACGGTGCCATCGGCGCGGTGGTCGTCTCGCCAGTGCTGGAGGGGCTGGCGGGACCGTACGGCATCGACGGCGCCAGTCTCGGCTTGATGATGTCGGCGTTCACCGCGCCGAGCATCGTCGGCATCCCGCTGGCGGGCGCCATCGCCGACCGCTACGGCCGCAAGCCCGTCCTGATCGCGTCGCTGCTCCTGTTCGGTGCCGGCGGGTCCGCGCTCGCGTTCACGACGAACTACACCGTCGTTCTCGCGCTCCGGGGCGTGCAGGGCGTCGGCTACTCGGGCATCATCCCCGTCGTCATCACGAGCATCGGCGACGTGTACGCGGACGCGGAGGAGACGGCGGCCCACGGCCTCCGGTTCAGTTCCTCGGCGCTCTCGCAGGCCGTCTTCCCCGCGTTCGCCGGTGCCCTCGCCGCGCTCTCCTGGCGCTTCCCCTTCCTCCTCTTCGCCGTCGCGTTCCCCATCGCGGGGCTGGTGTACGTCGGGCTGGAGGAACCGTCGTCGACTCCCCGGTCCGACGGCGGCCGACCGGCGACCCGCGACACCGGCGCGTACGTCCGCGCGGTGCTGTCGGCGGTCGCTCGTCCCCGCCTCGGCGCCGTCCTCCTCGCCCTCGGCGTCCCGGCGTTCGTCTGGATCACGTTCCTCACCTACAACTCGTTTTTCGTCGTCGAAGTCCTGGGCCACTCGCCGCTGTACGCGAGCGCGCTCCTGACCGTGTTGAGCCTCGTCAATGCGACGACGGCGAGTCAGGCGGGACGCGTCACCGCGGCCACCGACGGCGCCTTCCGCCCGCTGGTCGCGGCGAACGTCGCGCTGGCGGTTGGCCTCGGACTGTTCGCGCTGGCCCCCTCGATTCCGGTCGCCGTCCTCGCCGTCGGCTGTGTCGGCGTCGGCTTCGGCCTCTCCTTCTCACTCCTGCGAAACGTCGTCACGGACCGGGTGGACGCGGAACTCCGGGGCGGCGTCGTCGGCATCGGGGAGTCGATCATCCGACTCTCGAACAGCGTCGGGCCGCTCGTCACCGGCGCGGCCATCGCCCTCCTCTCGCCCGGACGCGGGTTCGTCGCGTCGCTCCGGTGGACCGTGTTGGTGGTCGCCGTCGCGACGGGTGTGGGCGGCGTCGCCGTGATCTACGTGGCCTGGCGGGACTAG
- the hisD gene encoding histidinol dehydrogenase — protein sequence MGHEYLKETERPSIEISDEVTEAVDDILSAVRERGDDAVREFTERFDGVDRESIRVTDAEIEAAREDITDDERDTIDQIVENVRAFHEEQRDHIEGFEKEFHPGVRMGQRVVPVESAGVYIPGGRYPLVASPAMTIVPAVIAGVDRIVACAPPTDEGGIQPAQLYAMDAAGADEIYCVGGAQAIGAMAYGTESIDAVDHVGGPGNVFTTEAKRQVYGNVGIDFLAGPTEVLILADETADPELVATDLLAQAEHDTNSRPVLITTDETLAREAMAELDAQLPDLRTEEVARECWNQNGEVIVADTMAEAVDLTNDYAMEHLQVMTEEPRALMDDLHNYGSLFLGEGSPVVFGDKSAGTNHSLPTLEISKYSGGIWVGTYLKVLTHQEATPEGAARLAEHAAAVCEIEGTHAHQLSAEARRRDDEDE from the coding sequence ATGGGACACGAGTACCTCAAGGAGACGGAGCGACCGTCCATCGAGATCAGCGACGAGGTGACCGAGGCCGTCGACGACATCCTGTCCGCCGTCAGGGAGCGCGGTGACGACGCCGTCCGCGAGTTCACCGAGCGGTTCGACGGCGTGGACCGCGAGTCGATCCGCGTCACCGACGCGGAGATCGAGGCCGCCCGCGAGGACATCACCGACGACGAACGCGACACCATCGACCAGATCGTCGAGAACGTCCGCGCGTTCCACGAGGAACAGCGAGACCACATCGAAGGCTTCGAGAAGGAGTTCCACCCCGGCGTCCGCATGGGCCAGCGAGTCGTTCCCGTCGAGTCCGCGGGCGTCTACATCCCCGGCGGGCGCTACCCGCTCGTCGCCTCGCCGGCCATGACCATCGTCCCCGCAGTCATCGCCGGCGTGGATCGGATCGTCGCCTGCGCACCCCCGACCGACGAAGGCGGCATCCAGCCCGCGCAACTGTACGCCATGGACGCCGCGGGCGCGGACGAAATCTACTGCGTCGGCGGCGCACAGGCCATCGGCGCGATGGCGTACGGCACCGAGAGTATCGACGCCGTCGATCACGTCGGCGGCCCCGGCAACGTCTTTACCACCGAGGCCAAGCGGCAGGTGTACGGCAACGTGGGCATCGACTTCCTCGCCGGCCCGACCGAGGTGTTGATCCTCGCCGACGAGACGGCGGACCCCGAACTCGTCGCGACCGACCTCCTCGCGCAGGCCGAACACGACACCAACTCCCGACCCGTCCTCATCACGACCGACGAGACGCTGGCCCGGGAGGCGATGGCCGAACTCGACGCCCAGTTGCCCGACCTCCGGACCGAGGAGGTCGCCCGCGAGTGCTGGAACCAGAACGGCGAGGTCATCGTCGCGGACACGATGGCCGAGGCGGTCGACCTGACCAACGACTACGCGATGGAACACCTGCAGGTGATGACCGAGGAACCGCGGGCGCTGATGGACGACCTCCACAACTACGGGTCGCTGTTCCTCGGGGAGGGCTCGCCCGTCGTCTTCGGCGACAAGAGCGCCGGCACCAACCACAGCCTCCCGACCCTAGAGATCAGCAAGTACAGCGGCGGGATCTGGGTCGGCACCTACCTCAAGGTGCTCACCCACCAGGAGGCGACGCCGGAAGGCGCGGCGCGATTGGCCGAACACGCCGCGGCCGTCTGCGAAATCGAGGGGACACACGCCCACCAGCTTTCGGCCGAGGCGCGCCGCCGCGACGACGAAGACGAGTAA
- a CDS encoding IclR family transcriptional regulator: protein MPEKHGHRKIKSVDTTCRLVKLLRERGEATVSNLAADLDLAPGTVHTHLATLKDHGLVVQSEDGYRLGPRFLTLGEFVRNHSDLYQAAKEEIEDLADECGECVHLLTEHDGRLVPIYERFGENAVAVEYHNRKREEPVKHLHCTAAGKAILAYTPDDRVAEIIDEVGLPPNTPQTITDCDTLLDELERIRQRGYSVAEEEQLQGLRAVGAPIRGSDGNALGAVAVSGPTGRLKGERFESEIPELVIQTANICEVNYETLDLSEEVL, encoded by the coding sequence ATGCCCGAAAAACACGGTCACCGGAAGATCAAGTCGGTGGATACGACGTGTCGGCTCGTCAAATTACTCCGGGAACGGGGAGAGGCGACCGTGTCGAATCTGGCCGCGGACCTGGATCTCGCGCCCGGGACCGTCCACACACATCTGGCCACGCTCAAGGATCACGGCCTCGTCGTGCAGAGCGAGGATGGCTACCGACTCGGACCGCGGTTTCTCACGCTCGGGGAGTTCGTCCGAAACCACTCCGACCTCTACCAGGCGGCCAAGGAGGAGATCGAGGACCTCGCCGACGAGTGCGGGGAGTGTGTCCATCTGCTGACCGAACACGACGGCCGCCTCGTCCCCATCTACGAGCGGTTCGGTGAGAACGCCGTCGCCGTCGAGTACCACAACCGAAAACGGGAGGAACCGGTGAAACACCTCCACTGTACCGCCGCCGGGAAGGCCATCCTCGCGTACACGCCCGACGACCGCGTCGCGGAGATCATCGACGAAGTGGGCCTGCCGCCAAACACGCCCCAGACGATCACCGACTGCGACACCCTCCTCGACGAACTCGAACGGATTCGTCAGCGGGGCTACTCGGTCGCTGAGGAAGAGCAGTTGCAAGGTCTCCGCGCCGTCGGCGCGCCGATCCGGGGATCGGACGGGAACGCCCTCGGCGCCGTCGCCGTCTCCGGGCCGACCGGGCGGCTGAAAGGCGAGCGCTTCGAATCCGAGATTCCGGAACTCGTCATCCAGACCGCGAACATCTGCGAGGTGAACTACGAGACGCTCGATCTGAGCGAGGAGGTGCTGTGA
- a CDS encoding AMP-binding protein, with protein MTEREKRTDEVVYTPSREFVESTNVYDFMQTYDIEDYEALIERTTSEVAGEPRSGVAWFWDELVDYLDIEFDEGYDAVRNDAEGPQFTEWYPGGKLNAAHNTVDRHAAPDSETRNKVACIWEGEPGEVREMTYHELARQSNRVANYLESRGIETGDTVGLYMPMVPEVISILYGCFKVGAIAVPIFSGFGVDATATRIGDAECSVLFTGDGFYRRGSHVTLKEAADDAIAQAGHVEHTVVYDRLGLASAEEIPWDDDRDEHWAETVGEADDDYDTKSLDASQESMLLYSSGTTGKPKGIVHTHAGALMQAAKEVYFGMDLKPSDRFFWVSDIGWMMGPWTLMGTHAHGGTMVMYEGAPDHPEPDRFWQLIDNHGITQFGISPTAIRALRKRGDEWVEDYDLSSLRLLGSTGEPWDPESWLWFHEEVGGGDTPIINISGGTEIMGCFLMPMPITPLKPCTLGGPGLGMDIDIVDRHGDSIADTHERGFLVARDSCPSMTKSLWSGDERYLDEYWSSWEDLWDHGDWAQKDEDGFWFLHGRADDALNVAGRKVGPAEVEGAAMEHDAVNQAAAVGVPDDTTGTAVVLYTVLEAGEEESEELREAIRDTVGEELGKPFRPREVLFVDAFPKTQSGKIIRRAIESIYRGEDLGDMSSIENPDVLDEIEAAR; from the coding sequence ATGACAGAACGCGAGAAGCGGACCGACGAAGTGGTCTACACCCCCTCGCGGGAATTCGTCGAATCGACCAACGTCTACGACTTCATGCAGACGTACGACATCGAGGACTACGAGGCGTTGATCGAGCGGACCACCTCGGAGGTGGCGGGCGAACCGCGCTCCGGCGTCGCGTGGTTCTGGGACGAACTCGTCGACTATCTCGACATCGAGTTCGACGAGGGGTACGACGCGGTCCGGAACGACGCCGAAGGGCCGCAGTTCACGGAGTGGTACCCCGGCGGGAAACTCAACGCCGCGCACAACACGGTCGACCGACACGCGGCGCCTGACTCGGAGACCCGCAACAAGGTCGCCTGCATCTGGGAGGGCGAACCGGGTGAAGTGCGCGAGATGACCTACCACGAACTCGCCCGGCAGTCGAACCGGGTGGCGAACTACCTCGAATCCAGGGGGATAGAAACGGGCGATACGGTCGGCCTCTACATGCCGATGGTACCCGAGGTCATCTCCATCCTCTACGGCTGTTTCAAAGTGGGCGCCATCGCCGTCCCCATCTTCTCGGGGTTCGGCGTCGACGCCACCGCGACCCGCATCGGCGACGCGGAGTGTTCGGTCCTCTTTACGGGCGATGGGTTCTACCGCCGCGGGAGTCACGTCACGCTGAAGGAGGCGGCCGACGACGCCATCGCACAGGCGGGCCACGTCGAACACACGGTGGTGTACGACCGCCTCGGCCTCGCGAGCGCCGAGGAGATTCCGTGGGACGACGACCGGGACGAACACTGGGCGGAGACGGTCGGCGAGGCGGACGACGACTACGACACCAAGTCCCTCGACGCGAGTCAGGAGTCCATGCTCCTCTACTCGTCGGGGACGACGGGGAAGCCGAAAGGCATCGTCCACACCCACGCCGGCGCGCTGATGCAGGCCGCCAAGGAGGTGTACTTCGGGATGGATCTCAAGCCCTCCGACCGCTTCTTCTGGGTCAGCGACATCGGGTGGATGATGGGCCCGTGGACGCTGATGGGCACCCACGCCCACGGCGGGACGATGGTCATGTACGAGGGGGCGCCGGACCACCCCGAACCCGACCGCTTCTGGCAGTTGATCGACAACCACGGCATCACGCAGTTCGGCATCTCCCCGACGGCGATCCGGGCGCTCCGCAAGCGGGGCGACGAGTGGGTCGAGGACTACGACCTCTCCAGCCTCCGCCTGCTGGGATCCACGGGCGAACCGTGGGACCCCGAGTCGTGGCTCTGGTTCCACGAGGAGGTCGGCGGCGGCGACACGCCGATCATCAACATCTCCGGAGGCACGGAGATCATGGGGTGTTTCCTCATGCCCATGCCGATCACGCCGCTCAAGCCCTGCACCCTCGGCGGGCCGGGATTGGGGATGGACATCGACATCGTCGACCGCCACGGCGACTCCATCGCGGACACGCACGAACGCGGCTTCCTCGTCGCGCGTGACTCCTGTCCGAGCATGACCAAGTCGCTCTGGAGCGGCGACGAGCGCTATCTGGACGAGTACTGGAGTTCGTGGGAGGACCTCTGGGACCACGGTGACTGGGCCCAGAAGGACGAGGACGGCTTCTGGTTCCTCCACGGCCGCGCGGACGACGCCCTCAACGTCGCGGGCCGGAAGGTCGGCCCCGCCGAAGTCGAGGGTGCGGCGATGGAACACGACGCGGTGAATCAGGCGGCCGCCGTCGGCGTGCCCGACGACACGACCGGCACCGCCGTCGTCCTCTACACCGTCCTCGAAGCGGGCGAGGAGGAGAGCGAGGAACTACGCGAGGCGATCCGCGACACCGTCGGCGAGGAACTCGGCAAGCCGTTCCGCCCCCGCGAGGTCCTGTTCGTCGACGCCTTCCCCAAGACCCAGAGCGGGAAGATCATCCGCCGGGCCATCGAGTCGATCTACCGCGGTGAGGATCTGGGCGACATGAGCAGCATCGAGAACCCCGACGTTCTCGACGAGATCGAGGCCGCGCGCTAA